A genomic region of Gossypium hirsutum isolate 1008001.06 chromosome D01, Gossypium_hirsutum_v2.1, whole genome shotgun sequence contains the following coding sequences:
- the LOC107921805 gene encoding LOB domain-containing protein 42, which yields MGRQFANTLSHLRFSGLLLHHSFGDHCAPLPPALYKPSSPYILSISLSKIIPKLITMRMSCNGCRVLRKGCSQNCIIRPCLQWIKSPDSQANATLFLAKFYGRAGLLNLIEAGPENLRPAIFMSLLYEACGRVVNPVYGSVGMLWSRNWVECQAAVDAVLKGSQITETSSSESLAQQSISPLKTYDIRHVFKDPNTIDIDKVKSRTSFKRSATKSKRHVDSKEDASMFSVETEEGSLVTQTKKGPLLKLGNQTEEIANIRLELTLGLAPATMQLPRL from the exons ATGGGAAGGCAATTTGCAAACACACTCAGTCACCTCCGGTTTTCAGGCCTTTTACTTCACCACTCATTCGGAGACCACTGCGCACCCCTCCCCCCCGCTTTATATAAACCTTCCTCTCCGTacattctctccatctctctctCCAAAATAATCCCCAAGCTAATCACTATGAGGATGAGCTGTAACGGCTGCAGGGTCCTACGAAAGGGGTGTAGCCAAAACTGCATCATTAGACCCTGTCTTCAATGGATCAAGTCCCCTGATTCTCAAGCCAATGCTACTCTCTTCCTGGCCAAGTTTTATGGCCGTGCTGGCCTCCTCAATCTCATCGAAGCCGGCCCTGAAAACCTACGCCCTG CCATTTTTATGTCACTTTTATATGAGGCTTGCGGGCGTGTTGTAAACCCTGTTTATGGGTCAGTTGGCATGCTGTGGTCTAGGAACTGGGTTGAGTGCCAAGCAGCGGTTGATGCAGTGCTCAAAGGCTCGCAGATAACCGAAACTTCTTCTTCTGAATCACTTGCGCAGCAATCGATTTCCCCTCTTAAAACATACGACATCCGCCACGTTTTCAAGGATCCCAACACAATTGACATCGACAAGGTCAAGAGCCGCACTAGTTTCAAGCGATCCGCAACCAAGTCCAAGCGACATGTTGACAGCAAAGAAGATGCGAGCATGTTCTCTGTGGAGACTGAGGAGGGTTCGCTGGTGACCCAGACCAAAAAGGGACCTCTTTTGAAGCTTGGAAACCAAACCGAGGAGATTGCTAATATTAGGTTAGAATTGACTCTCGGTTTAGCTCCTGCAACAATGCAATTGCCTCGCCTCTGA